One Crocosphaera sp. UHCC 0190 DNA window includes the following coding sequences:
- the rplL gene encoding 50S ribosomal protein L7/L12, which translates to MSAATDEILEKLKTLSLLEASELVKQIEEAFGVSAAAPAGGMMMMAGAAAPGAAAAEPEEEKTEFDVILEEVPADKKIAILKVVRTITGLGLKEAKDLVESAPKAIKEATGKDDAEAVKKQLEEAGAKVSVK; encoded by the coding sequence ATGTCTGCTGCAACTGATGAAATTCTCGAAAAGCTAAAAACTCTCTCTTTGTTAGAAGCTTCTGAATTAGTTAAGCAAATTGAAGAGGCCTTTGGGGTTAGTGCTGCTGCTCCTGCTGGTGGCATGATGATGATGGCTGGGGCTGCTGCTCCTGGTGCGGCCGCGGCTGAACCTGAAGAAGAGAAGACCGAATTTGATGTCATTCTTGAAGAAGTTCCTGCTGATAAGAAGATCGCCATTCTGAAGGTTGTTCGTACCATCACTGGTTTAGGACTGAAAGAGGCAAAAGATCTGGTTGAATCTGCTCCTAAAGCGATTAAGGAAGCGACTGGCAAAGATGATGCAGAAGCTGTCAAGAAGCAACTCGAAGAAGCGGGTGCTAAGGTTAGTGTGAAGTAA
- the rplJ gene encoding 50S ribosomal protein L10, translated as MGRNRENKAAVIADLKELLSDAQLAFVIDYQGLSVAEITDLRNRLRPTGSVCKVTKNTFMQQAVAENETWQPMTNFLKGSAAFVLVKDDVGSAVRAYQAFKKDTKKTEFRGGVMQGQALNEDQVKAIADLPSKEELMGQVAGAINAIATKLAVGIKEVPSSLGRGINEVPSSLGRVIGAMAAKEEGDGT; from the coding sequence ATGGGGAGAAACAGGGAAAATAAAGCAGCGGTGATCGCCGATCTCAAGGAACTCTTGAGTGACGCGCAACTGGCCTTTGTCATTGATTATCAAGGGCTATCCGTTGCGGAAATTACCGATCTGCGGAACCGCCTACGTCCCACCGGATCTGTGTGTAAGGTGACAAAAAACACCTTTATGCAGCAAGCGGTGGCAGAAAACGAGACTTGGCAACCCATGACCAACTTTTTGAAGGGGTCAGCGGCCTTTGTCTTAGTCAAAGATGACGTGGGAAGCGCAGTTAGGGCTTATCAAGCCTTTAAAAAAGACACCAAAAAAACCGAATTTCGCGGTGGTGTCATGCAAGGGCAAGCCCTCAATGAAGACCAAGTCAAAGCGATCGCTGACTTACCCTCGAAAGAGGAACTCATGGGACAAGTGGCCGGCGCGATCAATGCGATCGCTACCAAACTGGCCGTTGGCATCAAAGAGGTTCCATCGTCTTTGGGACGGGGTATTAACGAAGTGCCAAGTTCCTTGGGTCGAGTCATCGGCGCAATGGCAGCCAAAGAAGAGGGCGATGGGACTTAA
- the rplA gene encoding 50S ribosomal protein L1 — MPKKLSKRIKEALSKIDQNQVYEPLEALKLLKETATAKFDESAEAHIRLGIDPKYTDQQLRTTVSLPKGTGQEVRVAVIARGEKVQEASNAGADVVGSEELIDEILQGMMDFEVLIATPDMMPKVAKLGRLLGPRGLMPSPKGGTVTADLSNAIAEFKAGKLEFRADRTGIVHVMFGKASFAPEDLLANLKALQETIDRNRPSGAKGRYWRSIFVAASMGPSIQVDISALRDLKLEEA; from the coding sequence ATGCCCAAAAAACTCTCAAAACGGATAAAAGAAGCCTTATCCAAAATTGATCAAAACCAAGTTTATGAGCCGTTAGAAGCCTTAAAACTCCTCAAAGAAACGGCCACCGCCAAGTTTGATGAATCAGCCGAAGCCCATATTCGCTTAGGAATTGATCCCAAATATACTGACCAACAACTGCGGACAACGGTTTCCTTACCCAAAGGAACCGGGCAAGAAGTGAGAGTCGCCGTTATTGCTAGAGGGGAAAAAGTGCAAGAAGCCAGCAATGCGGGAGCAGATGTAGTAGGATCAGAAGAACTGATCGACGAAATTTTACAGGGCATGATGGATTTTGAGGTCTTAATTGCCACCCCTGATATGATGCCGAAAGTCGCTAAATTAGGGCGTTTATTAGGGCCACGGGGCTTGATGCCCTCACCCAAAGGGGGAACCGTAACGGCTGATCTTAGCAATGCGATCGCCGAATTTAAAGCCGGAAAATTAGAATTTCGGGCTGACCGCACAGGGATTGTTCATGTTATGTTTGGAAAGGCCTCATTTGCCCCGGAAGACTTGTTGGCTAATCTTAAAGCCTTACAGGAAACCATTGACCGCAACCGTCCTTCTGGGGCGAAAGGTCGCTACTGGCGGAGCATTTTTGTGGCGGCTTCCATGGGGCCATCGATCCAGGTTGACATTAGTGCCTTACGAGATCTAAAACTAGAAGAGGCATAA
- the rplK gene encoding 50S ribosomal protein L11 translates to MAKKVVALIKLALPAGKANPAPPVGPALGQHGVNIMAFCKEYNGKTADQAGMIIPVEISVYEDRSFTFVLKTPPASVLIRKAAGVERGSNEPNKTKVGSITRDQLKEIAQTKMPDLNANDIDAAMNIVEGTARNMGITIKD, encoded by the coding sequence ATGGCCAAAAAAGTGGTTGCCTTGATTAAACTTGCCCTTCCTGCGGGAAAGGCCAACCCTGCCCCCCCCGTTGGGCCCGCCTTGGGTCAACATGGGGTCAATATCATGGCGTTTTGCAAAGAATATAACGGCAAAACCGCCGACCAAGCGGGAATGATCATTCCTGTGGAGATTTCAGTCTATGAAGACCGTAGCTTCACTTTTGTCCTCAAAACTCCCCCCGCTTCTGTTTTAATTCGGAAAGCTGCCGGGGTAGAAAGAGGCTCGAATGAACCCAACAAAACCAAAGTGGGCAGCATTACCCGCGATCAACTTAAAGAAATTGCCCAAACGAAAATGCCCGATCTCAATGCCAACGACATTGACGCGGCCATGAACATTGTTGAAGGGACAGCCCGTAACATGGGCATTACCATCAAAGACTAA
- the nusG gene encoding transcription termination/antitermination protein NusG produces the protein MSFAHDPSLELEQQQQQEQKSVPRWYAVQVASGCEKRVKTNLEQRIHTLDVANRIFQVQIPKTPTIKVRKDGARQHGEEKVFPGYVLVKMIMDDEAWQVVKNTPNVINFVGAEQKRRYGRGRGHVRPVPLSPSEVERIFKQAEIQEPVVKIDMEIGDKILVLSGPFKEFEGEVVEVSPERNKLRALLSIFGRDTPVELEFNQIEKQN, from the coding sequence ATGAGTTTTGCTCACGATCCATCACTCGAACTCGAACAACAACAACAACAAGAACAGAAATCAGTCCCTCGCTGGTATGCTGTTCAGGTGGCCTCTGGTTGTGAAAAGCGGGTTAAAACCAACTTAGAACAACGAATTCACACCCTAGATGTGGCCAACCGCATCTTTCAGGTTCAAATTCCCAAAACCCCCACCATCAAAGTCCGTAAAGATGGCGCCCGTCAGCACGGTGAAGAAAAAGTCTTCCCTGGTTACGTCTTGGTGAAGATGATCATGGACGATGAAGCCTGGCAAGTCGTGAAAAACACCCCGAATGTGATTAACTTTGTGGGGGCTGAACAAAAACGGCGATACGGCAGAGGCAGAGGTCATGTGAGGCCAGTTCCCCTGAGTCCCTCAGAAGTGGAGCGAATCTTTAAACAAGCCGAGATTCAAGAACCCGTCGTCAAGATTGATATGGAAATCGGCGACAAAATTCTGGTTCTGTCGGGCCCCTTCAAAGAATTTGAAGGAGAAGTGGTAGAAGTAAGCCCAGAGAGGAACAAATTGCGAGCTTTACTCTCAATTTTTGGGCGAGACACCCCAGTCGAACTGGAATTTAATCAAATTGAGAAACAAAATTAA
- the secE gene encoding preprotein translocase subunit SecE, with protein MVKKEGTKKDKSDVQPANNQSKVTKLIGETKEELAKVVWPSRQQLLSESAAVILMVSLVATVIYLVDNLFTWGSGKVF; from the coding sequence GTGGTCAAAAAAGAAGGCACCAAAAAAGATAAAAGCGATGTGCAGCCAGCCAATAACCAATCAAAAGTCACCAAGCTAATTGGTGAAACTAAGGAAGAATTGGCCAAAGTTGTCTGGCCCTCTAGACAACAACTTTTAAGCGAATCAGCCGCCGTGATTCTCATGGTAAGCTTAGTCGCCACCGTTATTTATCTTGTGGATAACCTCTTTACTTGGGGATCTGGGAAGGTATTCTAA
- the rplS gene encoding 50S ribosomal protein L19, with protein MNAEQIINEIEAEHLKKDLPTIHVGDTIRVGVRIREGGKERIQPYEGTVIAMRNGGINETVTVRKTFQGVGVERVFLLHSPRIANIQIIRRGKVRRAKLYYLRDRIGKATRIRQRFDRPL; from the coding sequence ATGAACGCCGAACAAATTATCAACGAGATAGAAGCCGAACATCTCAAGAAGGATTTGCCGACCATCCACGTCGGTGATACCATTCGAGTCGGTGTGCGAATTCGAGAGGGTGGGAAAGAAAGAATCCAACCCTATGAAGGAACCGTCATTGCCATGCGGAATGGGGGAATTAACGAAACCGTTACCGTAAGGAAAACCTTCCAAGGGGTAGGAGTCGAGAGAGTATTTCTCTTACATTCCCCGCGCATTGCGAATATTCAAATAATCCGTCGTGGTAAAGTCCGCCGCGCGAAACTGTATTATTTACGCGATCGCATCGGTAAAGCCACTCGAATTCGTCAGCGATTTGATCGTCCTTTATAA
- a CDS encoding sensor histidine kinase, with the protein MALGQLSFRRILLSRLLLVSVPVLLMGVYLTYRKGRSAFLETARQNLTESAIRKGQSLNDSVEALKANLVTASDSLVLRSGSQQDQQKFLQQLTTTLPLKILCLQLRDLRTQKLTVSTCQDAPKNAVNAQTWPQQRTELLTQPDQILIQIVPPAQNVFEDSQNSQLKLLLAAPIYDQNNRLFYELVIKVALLNKEKTVPGSLEGYPVVINQSGTILAHPFPQKVGHNIQQEADAERLNSLIRSALAGRQDFLHLFALEKDGVELVAGYRSIPSPVTAEKGQKWIVLAVTPLDDALAPLQEIQRVLIYLVLALITATFFAILYIAWELSRPVIKLRDYALNKEHLHSKDPIPLNFKIREFDQLAVAIQDMIQRLQTWGEEIVSSWQEAQNANRIKSEFLATTSHELRTPLNGIIGCLQILKDGYCDSREEELEFLAQANEAAVHLLGIINDVLDIAKIESGKLSVKIEPVNLNQLLTEVINLQNATIQTKGLRLITDDNAQTIMVNADPAKLKQVLLNVLGNAIKFTAKGTITITTEIVNQDINFRQVKITFKDTGIGIDPKKQGKLFRPFIMADSSTTRKYGGTGLGLAISRNFMMLMGGNITLSSEGLDQGTTVEIYLSY; encoded by the coding sequence ATGGCATTAGGGCAGTTGTCGTTTCGCCGTATTCTTTTGTCCCGCTTGCTTTTAGTTAGCGTTCCCGTCTTGCTGATGGGGGTTTATTTAACTTATCGTAAGGGCCGTTCGGCTTTTTTAGAAACTGCGCGGCAGAATTTAACGGAAAGTGCGATCCGCAAAGGGCAAAGTCTTAATGATTCGGTGGAAGCTCTCAAAGCGAATTTAGTAACAGCGAGTGATAGTCTGGTTCTGCGATCAGGTTCTCAACAGGATCAACAGAAGTTTCTGCAACAATTAACAACTACCCTTCCCCTAAAAATTCTTTGTCTTCAACTAAGGGATTTAAGGACTCAAAAATTGACGGTGAGTACCTGTCAAGATGCCCCGAAAAATGCTGTTAATGCTCAAACTTGGCCCCAACAAAGAACGGAATTATTGACCCAACCTGATCAGATCTTAATTCAGATAGTTCCTCCTGCTCAAAATGTCTTTGAGGATTCACAAAATAGTCAATTAAAATTATTATTAGCGGCCCCTATTTACGATCAAAATAACCGATTATTCTACGAATTAGTGATTAAAGTGGCTCTTCTGAATAAAGAAAAGACTGTTCCTGGATCTTTAGAAGGCTATCCTGTGGTCATCAATCAGTCGGGGACGATTTTAGCCCATCCCTTTCCTCAAAAGGTAGGACATAATATTCAACAAGAGGCAGATGCCGAACGTCTGAATAGTTTAATTCGCAGTGCGCTCGCGGGAAGACAAGATTTTTTACATCTTTTTGCGTTAGAAAAGGATGGGGTAGAATTAGTAGCTGGTTATCGCTCTATTCCTTCACCAGTGACGGCAGAAAAAGGTCAAAAATGGATTGTTTTAGCGGTTACACCTTTAGACGATGCCTTAGCTCCTTTACAAGAAATTCAACGAGTTTTAATCTATCTAGTTTTAGCCTTAATAACAGCTACTTTTTTTGCCATTCTCTATATTGCTTGGGAGTTATCTCGTCCCGTGATCAAGTTACGAGATTATGCTTTAAATAAAGAACATCTCCATTCTAAAGATCCCATTCCTTTAAACTTCAAAATTCGAGAATTTGATCAATTAGCCGTGGCGATTCAAGACATGATTCAAAGGTTACAAACTTGGGGAGAAGAAATCGTTTCTTCTTGGCAAGAGGCCCAAAATGCTAACCGAATTAAGAGTGAATTTTTGGCCACTACTTCCCATGAGTTAAGAACACCTTTAAATGGCATTATTGGTTGTCTTCAAATTCTTAAGGATGGCTATTGTGATAGTCGTGAAGAAGAATTAGAATTTTTAGCTCAAGCGAATGAAGCAGCTGTTCATTTACTCGGAATTATCAATGATGTTTTAGATATTGCCAAAATTGAATCAGGAAAACTCTCAGTAAAAATTGAACCTGTTAATCTTAATCAGTTATTAACCGAGGTTATCAATTTACAAAATGCCACCATTCAAACCAAAGGACTGAGATTGATTACTGATGATAATGCTCAGACAATTATGGTAAATGCTGATCCAGCCAAACTGAAACAAGTCTTACTTAATGTTTTAGGCAATGCCATCAAATTTACGGCAAAAGGGACAATTACTATAACAACTGAAATTGTTAACCAAGATATCAATTTTAGACAAGTAAAAATCACCTTTAAAGACACAGGAATTGGCATTGATCCTAAAAAACAAGGAAAACTATTTCGACCGTTTATTATGGCAGATAGTTCGACGACTCGTAAGTATGGAGGCACAGGCTTAGGGTTAGCAATTTCTCGCAATTTTATGATGTTAATGGGGGGAAATATTACTCTATCTAGTGAAGGATTAGACCAAGGAACAACGGTAGAAATTTATTTGTCGTATTAA
- a CDS encoding N-6 DNA methylase yields MKKDNQLLKQFNAGLFEMRELFHGSGRLEDSNTKLDEIVKLLCLEIASVRDPQSKVPSLQTILNNHDSNNGLIESLNHALLLASQSSILINYDGDSLLGQNPKFNIAESEEPLARALGQIVLSSFNGYLRGSHTAESFEFLNEAFCHFIRDNFRQNIEDAQYMTPPEVVNFMVDIGINDIKNKKFTALNPPVICDPSCGVGSFLAQFYRNWVLGESKEIKPILLGQDKVDRMARLSLLNLALFGITDAKIYRGNSLLRGSPLDSYREKCDLILTNPPFGARFSLSDVSLHSYDFFTFLHNYIQSHGGDIDSELLFLDRYISLLKPGGLLLAVLPDSVISSGGLPDYLRDQIHNQLTIRSMTELPSVTFAQAGTRTKTCILEIEKKHPTKHNIVFMSKVLSLGYEVSSKKGVPYKKSEGENDLATLVQVVCDENNSRETFSNLEVISIKPSCVTVSQETITEKGWTPSHYSSERLSTLQIIENLANTEDYEILPLNSLVIIPSKKKLAFPINKEQKCISVLHLGAFGSLNVRELLEYEPKTPGKPCQSGDILFSKINPRIPRALVVPNLPFDLKCSSEFEVMRPKEGYSSHEIMLLLLSEYAQKQIQSLTSGTSSSHNRIKTKELMSIKLIIPKLSSPKRKKYDELIKAFTSANLQLNEANTILQEVWKSMNTLSIF; encoded by the coding sequence ATGAAGAAAGATAACCAACTTCTAAAACAATTCAATGCTGGTCTTTTTGAGATGAGAGAGTTATTTCATGGTTCAGGAAGACTGGAAGATTCAAATACGAAACTCGATGAAATTGTTAAATTGCTTTGTCTTGAAATAGCCTCTGTTCGTGATCCACAATCAAAAGTGCCGAGTTTACAAACAATTCTCAATAATCATGATAGCAACAATGGGCTAATTGAGTCTTTAAACCATGCACTGCTTTTAGCCAGTCAAAGTTCAATTCTCATTAATTATGATGGTGATTCGCTTCTTGGCCAAAACCCTAAATTCAATATTGCAGAATCAGAGGAACCTTTAGCAAGAGCTTTAGGGCAGATAGTTTTAAGTTCATTTAATGGGTATTTAAGAGGAAGCCACACAGCCGAGTCTTTTGAATTTTTAAACGAAGCATTTTGCCATTTTATTAGAGATAATTTTCGACAAAATATTGAAGATGCACAATATATGACTCCTCCAGAAGTCGTTAATTTTATGGTTGATATTGGAATTAACGACATCAAAAATAAAAAATTTACAGCATTAAACCCCCCCGTTATTTGTGATCCATCCTGTGGTGTGGGATCATTCTTGGCTCAATTTTATCGTAATTGGGTGTTGGGCGAGAGTAAAGAGATAAAGCCGATTTTATTGGGACAGGATAAAGTTGATAGGATGGCACGTTTAAGCCTTTTGAATCTTGCACTTTTTGGCATAACAGACGCAAAGATCTATCGAGGCAATTCATTATTAAGAGGTTCTCCTTTAGATTCATACCGTGAAAAATGTGATTTGATTCTGACTAATCCACCTTTTGGCGCAAGGTTTAGTTTGTCTGATGTATCCCTTCATAGTTATGATTTTTTTACTTTTCTTCATAATTATATTCAGAGTCACGGGGGAGATATTGACTCAGAATTGCTTTTTCTTGATAGATACATAAGCCTTCTTAAACCTGGTGGTTTGTTATTAGCTGTGTTACCTGATTCTGTGATTTCTTCCGGTGGTTTACCTGATTATTTGCGTGACCAAATTCATAACCAACTAACCATAAGATCGATGACAGAGTTGCCATCGGTTACATTTGCTCAAGCTGGTACAAGAACAAAAACTTGTATTTTAGAAATTGAGAAAAAGCATCCTACTAAACACAATATAGTATTTATGAGCAAAGTATTAAGTCTTGGTTATGAAGTATCATCCAAAAAAGGTGTGCCATATAAAAAGTCAGAAGGTGAAAATGATCTGGCAACTTTAGTGCAGGTTGTTTGTGATGAAAACAATTCTAGAGAAACTTTTTCAAACTTAGAAGTCATCTCTATCAAACCTTCCTGTGTTACGGTTTCTCAAGAGACAATTACGGAAAAAGGCTGGACTCCTTCCCATTATTCTTCCGAACGTTTATCAACGCTTCAAATAATTGAAAATTTAGCTAATACAGAAGATTATGAAATTCTACCACTCAATTCTTTAGTCATTATTCCGAGTAAAAAAAAACTAGCATTTCCTATCAACAAAGAACAGAAATGTATTAGTGTTCTTCATTTAGGGGCTTTTGGTTCTTTAAATGTCAGGGAACTACTGGAATATGAACCAAAAACCCCTGGAAAACCTTGCCAATCAGGAGATATTCTCTTTTCAAAGATCAATCCAAGAATACCTAGAGCATTAGTCGTACCAAATCTGCCCTTTGACCTAAAATGTTCATCTGAATTTGAAGTGATGCGACCAAAGGAGGGTTATAGCTCCCATGAGATTATGTTATTGCTTTTGTCTGAATATGCACAAAAACAAATTCAATCATTAACGTCTGGAACATCGTCATCACATAATAGAATTAAAACAAAAGAATTGATGTCAATTAAGTTGATAATTCCTAAATTAAGCTCACCAAAACGAAAGAAATATGATGAATTAATAAAAGCTTTTACAAGTGCCAACCTTCAGTTAAATGAGGCCAACACCATACTTCAAGAGGTATGGAAATCGATGAATACTTTATCTATCTTTTAA
- a CDS encoding MamI family restriction endonuclease, producing the protein MPPPICVPSHLSSQMNLQITETTKQKRCRIWVVRTPYDTEFRRIARDWYERRKKGIIKSDNFQLHPPRNLDHNVFTNNCGNLEYPLLFEARIIVDKYELTVFNGDILNRGSCKVSDG; encoded by the coding sequence ATGCCCCCACCCATTTGTGTTCCCTCTCATTTATCTTCCCAAATGAATCTGCAAATAACGGAGACTACTAAGCAAAAGCGTTGTCGAATCTGGGTAGTAAGAACCCCGTATGATACAGAATTTCGTCGTATAGCAAGGGACTGGTACGAACGACGAAAAAAAGGAATTATTAAAAGCGATAATTTTCAGTTACACCCACCCCGTAATCTCGACCATAATGTATTTACAAATAATTGTGGAAATCTCGAATATCCCCTTCTCTTTGAAGCTCGTATAATAGTTGATAAATATGAACTTACAGTTTTTAATGGGGACATCCTGAACCGTGGTAGCTGTAAAGTTTCTGATGGTTAA
- a CDS encoding MDR/zinc-dependent alcohol dehydrogenase-like family protein: MKGLWLENNQLQLKTDIPIPKPSNNEALVRVLQAGVCNTDLELLRGYYPYQGILGHEFVGIVEQGPEHLMNQRVVGEINAVCGECRFCRNDSPTHCENRTVLGIVNRNGAFADYLTLPVKNLHKVPDNVSTDLATFTEPLAAALEIQQQIKIGENQRVLVVGDGKLGQLVAQTLALTGCDLLVIGRHSEKLANLAARGIKIGLENEIRERSFDIAVECTGNPAGFEIARRSLYPRGILVLKSTYAGKLTLDASALVVDEITVMGSRCGPFLPALELLANNQVDVESLIQARYPLREGLKAFDYAQRRGVLKVLVEVSS, encoded by the coding sequence ATGAAAGGACTCTGGTTAGAAAACAATCAATTACAATTAAAAACTGATATTCCTATTCCTAAACCATCTAATAATGAAGCTTTAGTCAGGGTTCTTCAAGCAGGGGTTTGTAATACAGATTTAGAATTATTACGGGGTTATTATCCCTATCAAGGTATTCTTGGCCATGAATTTGTCGGTATTGTTGAACAGGGGCCAGAACATTTAATGAATCAACGGGTTGTCGGTGAAATTAACGCCGTTTGTGGGGAATGTCGTTTCTGTCGTAATGATTCCCCTACCCATTGCGAAAACCGTACCGTTTTAGGGATTGTTAATCGTAACGGTGCCTTTGCTGACTATCTTACATTACCTGTTAAAAATTTACATAAAGTGCCTGATAATGTGAGTACAGATCTAGCAACTTTTACCGAACCTTTAGCAGCAGCATTAGAAATACAACAACAGATAAAAATAGGAGAAAATCAACGGGTTTTAGTGGTAGGAGATGGTAAATTAGGACAATTAGTCGCCCAAACTTTAGCCTTAACAGGATGTGATTTATTGGTGATTGGCCGTCACTCGGAAAAATTAGCTAATTTAGCGGCTAGAGGCATTAAAATAGGGTTAGAAAATGAGATAAGAGAAAGAAGTTTTGATATTGCCGTAGAATGTACAGGAAACCCCGCAGGATTTGAGATTGCCCGTCGTTCTTTATATCCTCGTGGTATTTTAGTTTTAAAGAGTACCTACGCCGGAAAATTAACCCTAGATGCTTCTGCTTTAGTCGTCGATGAAATTACGGTTATGGGTTCTCGTTGTGGCCCTTTTCTTCCTGCCTTGGAATTATTAGCCAATAACCAGGTTGATGTTGAATCTTTAATTCAAGCTCGTTATCCTTTAAGAGAGGGTTTAAAAGCATTTGATTATGCTCAACGTCGGGGTGTTTTAAAGGTTTTAGTTGAAGTTAGTTCCTAG
- a CDS encoding Uma2 family endonuclease produces the protein MIQTPAKTLTLEEFLQQPETKPASEYIKGKIIQKPMPQGKHSIIQSELVSAINNVLKPKKIARAFPELRCTFGGRSIVPDVSIFTWERIPRDENGEVANIFLFPPDWTIEILSPEQNQTKVIKNILHCLQYGTQMGWLIDPKEQTVFIYHPKQEVLVFDQSENLLTVPSFTSELKLTIQDLLNWLLE, from the coding sequence ATGATACAAACTCCCGCAAAAACTCTCACTTTAGAGGAGTTTCTACAACAACCAGAAACTAAGCCAGCTAGTGAATATATTAAGGGTAAAATTATTCAGAAACCTATGCCACAAGGAAAACATAGTATTATTCAAAGCGAACTTGTATCAGCGATTAATAATGTTCTCAAACCTAAAAAAATAGCTCGTGCCTTTCCTGAGTTACGTTGTACCTTTGGAGGCAGATCAATTGTTCCTGATGTTTCTATTTTCACTTGGGAAAGAATTCCCCGCGATGAGAATGGAGAAGTTGCTAATATATTTCTTTTCCCTCCAGACTGGACAATTGAAATTTTATCCCCCGAACAAAATCAAACTAAAGTTATCAAAAATATTCTCCATTGTCTCCAGTATGGGACTCAAATGGGATGGTTAATTGATCCCAAAGAGCAAACCGTTTTTATTTATCACCCTAAACAGGAAGTATTAGTATTTGATCAATCCGAAAATCTTTTAACTGTTCCCTCATTTACCAGTGAACTAAAGTTAACGATTCAAGATTTGTTAAACTGGTTATTAGAATAA
- a CDS encoding NADAR family protein encodes MTKPIRFYHQDKSYGFFSNFALYPIYLKDKIWPTSEHYFQAQKFAGTIYEEQIRQAKEPRKAAQLGRDRHKPLRSDWELIKDNIMEEALYAKFTQHPELTKKLLETGNAELIEHTRNDIYWGDGGDGKGKNKLGKLLMETRERIRDEF; translated from the coding sequence ATGACTAAACCCATCAGATTTTATCACCAAGACAAGTCCTATGGATTCTTTTCAAATTTTGCTCTCTATCCAATATATTTAAAAGATAAAATCTGGCCAACTTCAGAACATTATTTTCAAGCTCAAAAGTTTGCAGGAACGATTTATGAAGAACAAATACGTCAAGCAAAAGAACCAAGAAAAGCAGCACAGTTAGGACGCGATCGCCATAAACCCTTACGTTCTGATTGGGAACTCATCAAAGATAATATCATGGAAGAAGCTCTTTATGCTAAATTCACTCAACATCCTGAGCTAACCAAGAAGTTACTAGAAACGGGAAATGCTGAACTAATTGAGCATACAAGAAATGATATTTATTGGGGAGATGGTGGAGATGGTAAGGGCAAAAATAAACTAGGAAAATTATTAATGGAAACTCGTGAACGTATCCGCGATGAGTTTTAA